A single window of Chitinophaga sp. XS-30 DNA harbors:
- a CDS encoding alpha-L-fucosidase, with the protein MKLLKRLILLMLPLTAQAQQYKPTWESLDSRPVPAWFENAKFGIFIHWGVYAVPAWSPKGVYSEWYQYWLQSRSVFGNNNPSPTAVFDHHNRVWGKDFSYYQFADHFKAEDYDPDAWAKLFEKSGAKYIVLTSKHHDGFALWPSKEASKAFGRPWNAMDAAAKRDLLGDLTTAVKKTDVKMGFYYSLYEWYNPLYAGKQYDKYVDEHMLPQMKELVNNYQPDIVWTDGEWDQSDTLWKSREFLTWLYNESPVKAHVAVNDRWGKGMRQQHGGYYTTEYEVGKTYDRPWEECRGMGFSFGYNRNEDVEDYNSAQSLIYLLLDIVSSGGNLLLDIGPDAHGKIPPIMQERLLQIGKWLDVNGEAIYNTRSWKEHVQWSEGRRDWKPAPGMVSGEALLKQTVDPEPGFAVKELFFTRNGSTVYAIAPQLPEGKLLIKGLQPSGRTTVSILGLNKPLAYRKVKDGIEVTVPKLSLREVPCKHAFAFKVTYIVE; encoded by the coding sequence ATGAAACTTTTAAAACGCCTGATCCTGCTGATGCTGCCACTCACGGCGCAGGCCCAGCAGTATAAACCCACCTGGGAGTCGCTGGACAGCAGGCCCGTACCGGCATGGTTCGAGAACGCCAAATTCGGCATCTTCATCCACTGGGGCGTATATGCCGTTCCCGCCTGGTCTCCCAAAGGGGTATATTCCGAATGGTATCAGTACTGGCTCCAGTCCAGATCCGTATTCGGGAACAACAACCCTTCACCCACCGCGGTGTTCGATCATCATAACAGGGTATGGGGCAAGGATTTTTCCTACTATCAGTTTGCCGATCATTTCAAGGCGGAAGATTATGACCCCGATGCCTGGGCAAAACTCTTCGAAAAGTCCGGCGCCAAATATATAGTGCTCACCTCCAAGCATCACGACGGGTTTGCGCTGTGGCCCAGCAAAGAGGCCAGCAAAGCGTTCGGCAGGCCCTGGAATGCCATGGACGCCGCCGCCAAACGCGACCTGCTGGGCGACCTCACCACCGCCGTAAAGAAAACAGATGTGAAAATGGGCTTTTACTATTCCCTCTACGAATGGTACAACCCGCTTTATGCCGGCAAACAATATGATAAATATGTAGATGAACATATGCTCCCGCAAATGAAGGAGCTGGTGAACAACTACCAACCGGATATTGTGTGGACGGATGGCGAATGGGACCAGAGCGATACGCTGTGGAAGTCCCGCGAGTTCCTCACCTGGCTGTATAACGAGTCGCCCGTGAAAGCACATGTAGCCGTGAATGACCGCTGGGGCAAAGGGATGCGCCAGCAGCACGGCGGGTATTATACCACCGAGTACGAAGTCGGCAAAACCTATGACCGCCCCTGGGAAGAATGCCGCGGCATGGGCTTTTCCTTCGGATATAACCGGAATGAGGATGTGGAAGACTATAACAGCGCACAATCCCTCATCTACCTGCTCCTGGACATTGTGAGCAGTGGCGGCAACCTGTTGCTGGATATTGGTCCCGATGCCCACGGGAAGATACCCCCCATCATGCAGGAGCGCCTGCTGCAGATCGGCAAATGGCTGGATGTCAATGGTGAAGCCATCTATAACACCCGCAGCTGGAAGGAGCATGTGCAATGGTCTGAAGGCCGCCGGGACTGGAAGCCCGCTCCCGGAATGGTCAGCGGCGAGGCTTTGCTGAAGCAGACCGTAGACCCCGAGCCGGGATTTGCCGTAAAAGAGCTTTTCTTTACCCGCAACGGGAGCACCGTATATGCCATCGCGCCACAATTGCCGGAAGGCAAATTGCTCATCAAAGGCCTTCAGCCCTCCGGCCGCACCACCGTTTCCATACTTGGGCTGAACAAGCCACTGGCCTACCGGAAAGTGAAAGATGGCATAGAGGTTACAGTGCCGAAATTGTCGCTGAGGGAAGTGCCCTGCAAGCATGCATTTGCATTTAAAGTGACGTATATTGTCGAGTGA